In Mycolicibacterium aubagnense, the DNA window GCGTACCGCGTTGCTGGTCGCTTCTTTGACGACCGCTTCGGCGTGATCGGCGAGGGTCGCGTCGATGACCGAGAGGGGTCCGCTGTACCGCACGGTGGTGTTCAGTTCACCCGACATCTGTGCGATTGCCTCATCGAGTCGCTGGCGCAGCCGGGTGATGTCAGAGGATCCGCCGTGCAGCTGGAAAATCACCGTACGGATGTCTTGGATAACCCCCTGCAGATCATCGACCGCAGTAGCGAGACGCTGCTGCACATCGACGCCGCGTGTGCGAGGGATGGTGCCCTGCAATGTGATTCCGACGGCGAAGACTCGCTGGATAACGTGGTCGTGCAGGTCGCGGGCGATGCGGTCACGTTCGGCCAGCACGTCGGACTCGGCCCGCGCGGCAACCAACTCGGCCTGTGTACGCAGCCGCTCGGTAATGTCATGGGCCACCGCCGAGTAACCGATGAGTTCGTCGGTACTGTCACGAAGCGCCGACACAGTAACGACCACATCGACCACCGTGCCGTTGGCGCGGTGCCATTGAGTGTCATAGGCCTGGGCATGGTCGCCCCGGCGGACTCGCTGCAATGACTCAGTGAAGTCGTCCTCAGAGGCCCGGGGTAGCAGCGTCCGCATGGATTGGCCGACGATCTCAGTTTCGGCATAGCCCAACAACTGTTGTGCGCCGGGATTCCAGGTTTGGATCACGCATTGCGGTGTCATGGAGATCATGGCGTCATCAGAGGACAGCACGATGGCGGCCAACCGGGATTCCGCGTGTCGGGCGGCTTCGAGTTCGGTGTGTAGCGCGATGATGCCGCGGTTGGTGTCCTCGAGTTCTTGGTGTGCCTCGGATAGCTGCCGGTGTGCCTGACGCAGCGCGGTGTCGCGCTCGCGAAGCGCGTTCAGCGCATCGGCCAATGTCGCAGGCTCAGGAGCGTTGTTCATGGCAGTCATCTCGTATCGCGCTCAACGCGGGACATCTCGTCATCATGGCGCACCACCAGCACGCACGCATCGTCGGTGGATCGGGTGAAATCCCGGTGCAGGGTCGCGGCGATGACGGAAGGGTCATGGCGTAGCAGCCCGGAGTAGGTATCCAGACGCCAGCCGGAGCGCAGTCCGTCAGAGGCCATGACGAGGGTCGCCCCGTGCGGCCAGCGGCAGTGTTCCACGCGGATGCGTGGAGTGGGCAGGTGCGTACCCAGCGTTCCGGGATAGCTCATCAGGTGTTGTTTATCGCTGCCGCGAATCACTTGCCCTGCAATGTTGCCTATCCCGGCAAACGTGAGCTGTTCGTTGTGTGGATCGATCACGCACACCGCGGCCACGCCGCCTCGGGTGACCCGCATGGCTTCGTGTGCCCGTTGCAGAAAGTCCCGCGGATCGGTCACCGGTCGCTGATCGAAGACAGTGACCGCGGCCTGTGCTGCGGTGGCGGCCGAGTCACCGTGCCCGAGGCCGTCGACGAGAAGTGCGGCCAACTGCGGCCCGGCGGTTACCGCCCATGCATCGCCGCTGGTTTCGTCATCCTTGCGCGGCACGTTGACCGCGCCGAAGCGCCACCCCCCATCAGTCGATGGGCCGGCACCATGCAACCGGGCCAGCACAATGGTCCCGCTTGGGGTGGAATAGCAGCCGAAGTCGGTCGCTATCCGCCGGATGCTGGCCAGCCCTACAGATAGCCCGCCGCTGCCGCCATCCCGACGGCTGGAACTTCGGCGAATCGGCACCGTCTCGGCTGCGCTGGGAATGTCGTGCGGGGTCATGCCGGGACCCGTATCGACCGATAGCAGCTCGATGCCGTCGCCGAATTGTCGATACAGCACGTAGCCGCCCGGATCGGCATGCCGCAGCAGGTTCGTGCCCAGCTCGGTGGCCACGAGCTCGGCCTCACCGAGGCGTACGGCGGATTGCGTTGCGGCCAGCCGGGCCACCGCCCTGCGCAGGGCGCCCACGTCTTCGGGCATGTTGATGGGGTGCCGGTGATGCTGCGGCTGTCTCACCGCCGCTGCCACTTCACGATCGTTACCGTGGTGCCCGAGCCCGGCGAGGAGCTGATCGTCAGCTCATCGACCAATCGGCGCGAACCGGGCAAACCCAGTCCGAGGCTGCCCGCGGTGCTGAACCCGTCCGTGAGTGCTGCGTCCAAATCTTC includes these proteins:
- a CDS encoding SpoIIE family protein phosphatase, producing the protein MGALRRAVARLAATQSAVRLGEAELVATELGTNLLRHADPGGYVLYRQFGDGIELLSVDTGPGMTPHDIPSAAETVPIRRSSSRRDGGSGGLSVGLASIRRIATDFGCYSTPSGTIVLARLHGAGPSTDGGWRFGAVNVPRKDDETSGDAWAVTAGPQLAALLVDGLGHGDSAATAAQAAVTVFDQRPVTDPRDFLQRAHEAMRVTRGGVAAVCVIDPHNEQLTFAGIGNIAGQVIRGSDKQHLMSYPGTLGTHLPTPRIRVEHCRWPHGATLVMASDGLRSGWRLDTYSGLLRHDPSVIAATLHRDFTRSTDDACVLVVRHDDEMSRVERDTR
- a CDS encoding PAS domain-containing sensor histidine kinase, which encodes MAAIVLSSDDAMISMTPQCVIQTWNPGAQQLLGYAETEIVGQSMRTLLPRASEDDFTESLQRVRRGDHAQAYDTQWHRANGTVVDVVVTVSALRDSTDELIGYSAVAHDITERLRTQAELVAARAESDVLAERDRIARDLHDHVIQRVFAVGITLQGTIPRTRGVDVQQRLATAVDDLQGVIQDIRTVIFQLHGGSSDITRLRQRLDEAIAQMSGELNTTVRYSGPLSVIDATLADHAEAVVKEATSNAVRHAHATTLTVTIDVADLLCVDITDDGQGMPENITTSGLTNLRQRAESLGGTLTIEEPPGGGTRLRWSAPLPE